A stretch of DNA from Gimesia chilikensis:
GGGAAGACGATTCCCGTTAAAACCAAAGGACGCGGTGGCGAAAAGAACGAAGGACGCGTTGTTGGTCCCAAATGGAAGTTCAAACAGTACGGCCAATCGGGGCAATGGGTTTCGGATCTGTTCCCGCATCTGGCAACCTGCGTCGACGATATTGCATTTCTCAAGTCGATGACCGCGGATTCTCCAATCCATGGCTCAGCCATGTTGATGATGAATTCAGGACGCATCTTGAGCGGGTTCCCCAGCCTCGGCTCCTGGCTGAATTATGGTCTGGGAAGTGAGAATGAAAACCTGCCCGGCTACGTGGTGATGCTCGATCCGACAGGTGGACCGATCAGCGGTGCCAAGAACTGGTCCAGCGGTTTTATGCCGGCCACTTATCAGGGGACGACAATGCGCTCCAAGGGAGCACCACTGGTAGACCTGCGACGACCCGCGGGCATGAGCAGAGCCGTTCAGCGAGAACTGCTGGATGCGCTGAAAACGGCCAATGAAAAACATGAAGCAACCCGGGCGGGGAATTCGGAACTGGCGGCCCGGATCGCCAGCTATGAACTGGCTTTCAAGATGCAACAACACGCACCAGAAGCAGCAGATCTGTCTTCAGAGACCCAACAGACTCAGGATATGTACGGGCTGAACAATCCCCGGACTGCTGATTTTGGCAGACGCTGCCTCTTGGCCCGGCGTCTGGTCGAACGCGGAGTACGTTTTATTCAGCTCTACTCAGGCGGAAATCATAATGATGCCAACTGGGATGCACATGGAGACCTGGTTAAGAATCACAGCTATCATGCCGGGAATACCGATCAGCCGATCGCAGCGCTGATCAAGGACCTTAAAGCACGGGGCCTGTTCGATGAGACCATGATTGTCTGGGGAGGCGAATTCGGACGTCAGCCCACTGCAGAATACGCAAAAGGGACCGGCCGCGATCATAACTCCTTCGGATTCACCATGTGGACTGCCGGCGGTGGAATCAAAGGTGGGACTTCTGTGGGGGCAACCGATGAACTCGGCGCTGCCGCCGTGGAGAAACCGTTCCATGTCAAACGACTGCACGCGACGATCCTGCATCAGATGGGCCTCGACCCGAATCGTCTGTCTTACTTTTACGGCGGACTGGATCAGAAACTGGTCGGCGTTGAACATACCGAGCCAATTTCGGAAATCATCTAGTCCGCAGACTGGCTGGCTGCGATCTGCTGCTGCATACGTGCGACGATTTCGGGGTGTTCCTTAGCGAGATTGTGTGTCTCGCCGATATCAGTATCAAGATTATACAGTTCCAGCGGTTTACCCGGGCCAGTCTGGACGGCCTTCCATTTACCAGCCCGCAGAGCCACTTTGCCCCGATATTTCCAGAACATCGTCTCATGCGCCCGTTGTGACTGGCCCAGCAGTTCAGGCAGGTAGGAAATGCCATCAATGTTTTCTGGTGGCTTGATTCCCGCCAGTTCACAGGCAGTCGGCAGGAAGTCCCAGAAAGCACTGATGTGATCGGAAGTGGTACCTGGTTTAATCTTCCTTGGCCACTTGACAATCAGCGGCACCCGGATGCCTCCCTCATACAGATCGCGTTTGTATCCTTTCAGCGGTCCGTTAGAGTTGAAGAATTCCACCTGATGCATGCCCTCCTGATGGGGACCATTGTCCGAAGTGAAAAAGATGATGGTCTTGTTTTCCAGTTTGAGTTCTTGCAGCAGTTCGACCATCCGGCCCAGATCCCGGTCGAGGCGGGTCACCATCGCAGCGAAGCCTTTTTCAGGCTGAGGCCACTCGCGATCTTTATAATCGCCATATTCAGGGACTTCCATGCCATCACCGGTAGCGCGGCCCCCTTCATTGTTCGCGTGTGGAATTGTGTAATGAGCCTGCAGGAAGAAAGGTTTATCTGCATTTGCCCGGATAAAGTTGAATGCTTCGCGGGTCAGCAGATCATGCGAGTAGGTTTCGCGCGAGATCGAGACCCGTTTGTGAGGGCCCACCTTGTTTCCCGGCAGTGAAACTTCCTGTTCGTTGCTCCAGAGGAATTCAGGATAAAAGTTGTGCGCGTTGCCCTGATCCAGGTAGCCGAACCAGAAATCAAAGCCCTGCTTGCTGGGAACACCGGTTGACTCTGGAATACCCAGGGCCCACTTTCCTACGCCGCCAGTCGCGTAACCCTGTTCTTTGAGCAGTGAGGTGACGGTCGTTGTGTTTTCCGGGAAATAATACTGTTCATTCTGGCTAATCGGAGTGTGTCCCGAATGCTGACCGGTAAGCAGGACCAGTCGCGAGGGACGACAGACGGTGTGCCCCGCATAGTGGTTGGTGAACCGCATCCCCTGCTGGGCAAGCTGGTCGATATTGGGTGTCTTAATAATTTTCTGACCGTAGCAGCCCAGGTCGCCGTAGCCCATGTCATCTGCCATCACATAGATGATATTGGGGCGGTCTTCCGCTCGTAGACCAGTAGTCGTTAAAAGCAGACAGAAGATCATTACACACAGAACACGGCAGGGCTTGTCAGATATCATTATGATG
This window harbors:
- a CDS encoding DUF1501 domain-containing protein; this encodes MSLEQQPQQPAGHAQFCRRTRREFLWEAGGGFGSVALTGMLSADGFLNSQAVAADGVSQFRNPLAPKDPHFKPKAKSVIFLFMYGGPSHVDTFDHKPKLYGLDGKTIPVKTKGRGGEKNEGRVVGPKWKFKQYGQSGQWVSDLFPHLATCVDDIAFLKSMTADSPIHGSAMLMMNSGRILSGFPSLGSWLNYGLGSENENLPGYVVMLDPTGGPISGAKNWSSGFMPATYQGTTMRSKGAPLVDLRRPAGMSRAVQRELLDALKTANEKHEATRAGNSELAARIASYELAFKMQQHAPEAADLSSETQQTQDMYGLNNPRTADFGRRCLLARRLVERGVRFIQLYSGGNHNDANWDAHGDLVKNHSYHAGNTDQPIAALIKDLKARGLFDETMIVWGGEFGRQPTAEYAKGTGRDHNSFGFTMWTAGGGIKGGTSVGATDELGAAAVEKPFHVKRLHATILHQMGLDPNRLSYFYGGLDQKLVGVEHTEPISEII
- a CDS encoding arylsulfatase, producing the protein MISDKPCRVLCVMIFCLLLTTTGLRAEDRPNIIYVMADDMGYGDLGCYGQKIIKTPNIDQLAQQGMRFTNHYAGHTVCRPSRLVLLTGQHSGHTPISQNEQYYFPENTTTVTSLLKEQGYATGGVGKWALGIPESTGVPSKQGFDFWFGYLDQGNAHNFYPEFLWSNEQEVSLPGNKVGPHKRVSISRETYSHDLLTREAFNFIRANADKPFFLQAHYTIPHANNEGGRATGDGMEVPEYGDYKDREWPQPEKGFAAMVTRLDRDLGRMVELLQELKLENKTIIFFTSDNGPHQEGMHQVEFFNSNGPLKGYKRDLYEGGIRVPLIVKWPRKIKPGTTSDHISAFWDFLPTACELAGIKPPENIDGISYLPELLGQSQRAHETMFWKYRGKVALRAGKWKAVQTGPGKPLELYNLDTDIGETHNLAKEHPEIVARMQQQIAASQSAD